One region of Candidatus Angelobacter sp. genomic DNA includes:
- a CDS encoding BlaI/MecI/CopY family transcriptional regulator: MKTNRANQALPQISDAELVVMKAVWEKAPVTANQVVEALERQRHWKPKTIHTLLRRLVHKGALDFDKKGREHHFRPLVDAADYTHAASRSFLSRFFDGEVAPFLACFLEREKLSRQEIEELRRILNSKQK, translated from the coding sequence ATGAAGACAAATCGCGCCAATCAAGCCTTGCCACAGATTTCCGACGCCGAACTGGTCGTGATGAAGGCCGTGTGGGAGAAAGCGCCGGTCACCGCCAATCAGGTGGTCGAAGCGCTGGAACGGCAACGGCACTGGAAACCCAAGACCATTCACACGCTGCTGCGCCGACTGGTCCACAAAGGTGCGCTGGATTTCGACAAGAAGGGGCGCGAACATCACTTCCGTCCACTGGTCGATGCCGCAGATTACACCCACGCCGCGAGCCGCTCGTTTCTCTCCCGGTTTTTCGACGGCGAAGTCGCGCCCTTCCTCGCGTGCTTTCTCGAGCGGGAAAAACTTTCGCGGCAGGAAATCGAAGAACTACGGCGCATTCTGAACAGCAAACAGAAATGA